One Methylobacterium sp. 77 DNA window includes the following coding sequences:
- a CDS encoding HD-GYP domain-containing protein produces MLRAITDATAPSRTDFDHAPSDESIRLSELLGALSHALDLTEGQPVGHCVRACWIGTHIGREMGLAERDLWDLYYAILLKDLGCSSNAARICELYLTDDLAFKHDFKTVSDRLPQVLGFVFSHTGLKAGLADRFRAILNIMQNGGEIARELIETRCQRGAEIARRMRFPETVCEGILSLDEHWNGQGKPNRLAGAAIPLYARIALLAQVVDVFHCSAGRAAAMAEVRSRIGSWFDPDVVASFERVAEDDAFWSTLASERIEEAVFALEPGRREVVIDEDYLDDIARAFAQVVDTKSPFTAGHSERVAVYADMIAEQMGFTPERRRWLKRAALLHDIGKLGVSNAILDKNGKLDETEWESMRNHSALSETILSRVKAFRDMARIGGSHHERLDGKGYPRGLSGDAIAIETRIISVADVFDALTADRPYRAAMPLPKAMGIMRSEIGASFDPACFAALERALDIVDGLAEAA; encoded by the coding sequence ATGCTCCGAGCCATCACCGACGCCACCGCGCCATCCCGCACCGATTTCGACCATGCTCCGAGCGACGAGAGCATCCGGCTCTCGGAACTCCTGGGTGCGCTCAGCCACGCGCTCGACCTCACGGAGGGGCAGCCGGTGGGGCATTGCGTGCGCGCGTGCTGGATCGGCACCCATATCGGCCGCGAGATGGGTCTGGCCGAGCGCGACCTGTGGGACCTTTACTACGCCATCCTGCTGAAGGACCTCGGCTGCTCCTCGAACGCCGCGCGCATCTGCGAACTCTACCTGACCGACGATCTCGCCTTCAAACACGACTTCAAGACCGTGAGCGACCGCCTCCCGCAGGTCCTCGGCTTCGTCTTCTCGCATACCGGCCTGAAGGCGGGCCTCGCCGATCGGTTCCGCGCCATCCTCAACATCATGCAGAATGGCGGCGAGATCGCGCGCGAACTCATCGAGACCCGCTGCCAGCGCGGCGCCGAGATCGCCCGGCGGATGCGGTTTCCCGAGACCGTCTGCGAGGGGATCCTGTCCCTCGACGAGCATTGGAACGGCCAGGGCAAGCCGAATCGCCTCGCCGGCGCGGCGATCCCGCTCTATGCGCGCATCGCGCTCCTGGCTCAGGTGGTCGACGTCTTCCATTGCTCGGCCGGCCGGGCGGCGGCGATGGCGGAAGTGCGCTCCCGCATCGGCTCGTGGTTCGATCCCGACGTCGTCGCGAGTTTCGAGCGCGTGGCCGAGGACGACGCGTTCTGGTCGACCCTCGCGTCGGAACGGATCGAGGAGGCGGTGTTCGCCCTCGAGCCGGGACGGCGGGAGGTCGTGATCGACGAGGATTACCTCGACGATATCGCCCGCGCCTTCGCGCAGGTGGTGGATACCAAGAGCCCCTTCACCGCCGGCCATTCGGAGCGCGTGGCGGTCTATGCCGACATGATCGCCGAGCAGATGGGCTTCACGCCGGAGCGTCGGCGCTGGCTCAAGCGGGCCGCGTTGCTGCACGATATCGGCAAGCTCGGCGTCTCCAACGCGATCCTCGACAAGAACGGCAAGCTCGACGAGACCGAGTGGGAATCGATGCGCAACCACTCGGCCCTGTCCGAGACGATCCTGTCGCGGGTGAAGGCGTTTCGCGACATGGCGCGCATCGGCGGCAGCCACCACGAGCGCCTCGACGGCAAGGGCTATCCGCGTGGCCTGTCCGGAGACGCGATCGCGATCGAGACCCGCATCATCTCGGTGGCGGACGTGTTCGACGCGCTCACCGCCGACCGGCCCTACCGCGCGGCGATGCCGCTCCCGAAAGCCATGGGGATCATGCGGTCGGAGATCGGGGCGTCGTTCGATCCGGCCTGTTTCGCGGCTCTGGAG
- a CDS encoding gamma-glutamylcyclotransferase family protein — translation MPLYFSYGANMDAAAMASRCPGSTSLGTGRLNRHRFIIMREGYASVVRAPGSTVWGVLWDLALADVPALDRYEGVSGRLYTKAYQPVTTATGVKRALIYLGCSAVAGVPRPDYLQPVLAAAEAAALPPAYIAEMRRWLRAPRN, via the coding sequence ATGCCCCTCTACTTCTCCTACGGCGCCAACATGGATGCCGCCGCGATGGCGTCGCGCTGCCCCGGCTCGACCTCGCTCGGCACCGGCCGGCTCAACCGGCACCGCTTCATCATCATGCGGGAGGGCTATGCCTCCGTGGTGCGGGCTCCCGGTTCCACGGTCTGGGGCGTCCTGTGGGATCTGGCGCTCGCCGACGTCCCGGCTCTCGACCGCTACGAGGGTGTCTCCGGGCGCCTCTATACGAAGGCCTATCAGCCGGTGACGACGGCGACGGGAGTGAAGCGCGCCCTGATCTATCTCGGATGCAGCGCCGTCGCGGGCGTCCCGAGACCCGATTATCTCCAGCCCGTCCTGGCTGCGGCCGAAGCCGCCGCCTTGCCGCCGGCCTACATCGCGGAGATGCGCCGATGGCTGCGCGCGCCACGCAACTGA